A window of the Brassica oleracea var. oleracea cultivar TO1000 chromosome C1, BOL, whole genome shotgun sequence genome harbors these coding sequences:
- the LOC106313606 gene encoding MATE efflux family protein ALF5-like isoform X1, with protein MKLSLPSVAMVCLEYWAFEILVLLAGLMPNPEITTSLVAICVNTEAVSYTLTCGPSAAASTRVSNELGAGNVKGAKKATSVTVKLSLVLALGLVVALLVGHDGWVGLFSSSHVIKEEFTSLRFFLAATITLDTVQSVLSGVARGCGWQRVVTLINLGTFYLIGMPIAAFCGFKLKLYAKGLWIGMVSGIFCQVHHSCL; from the exons ATGAAATTAAGCCTCCCTTCTGTTGCTATGGTATG TTTGGAATATTGGGCGTTCGAGATTCTTGTGCTATTGGCAGGATTGATGCCGAATCCAGAAATCACCACATCTTTGGTAGCTATATG TGTCAACACGGAAGCGGTTAGCTACACGTTAACATGCGGCCCTAGCGCAGCTGCAAG TACGCGTGTGTCAAACGAGCTTGGAGCAGGAAATGTAAAAGGCGCAAAAAAAGCGACTTCTGTTACCGTTAAGTTGTCTTTAGTTCTTGCTCTCGGCCTAGTTGTTGCTTTACTTGTAGGTCACGATGGTTGGGTTGGGTTATTCAGCAGTAGTCATGTGATCAAAGAAGAGTTTACATCATTGAGATTCTTTCTTGCTGCCACTATAACTCTTGATACAGTCCAAAGTGTTCTATCAG GAGTGGCCAGAGGATGCGGATGGCAACGTGTAGTCACACTTATAAATCTGGGAACTTTCTACCTGATTGGAATGCCTATTGCAGCCTTTTGTGGTTTTAAGTTGAAGTTGTATGCCAAG GGTTTGTGGATTGGTATGGTAAGTGGGATATTTTGCCAAGTTCATCACTCTTGCTTATGA
- the LOC106313606 gene encoding MATE efflux family protein ALF5-like isoform X2 has product MKLSLPSVAMVCLEYWAFEILVLLAGLMPNPEITTSLVAICVNTEAVSYTLTCGPSAAASTRVSNELGAGNVKGAKKATSVTVKLSLVLALGLVVALLVGHDGWVGLFSSSHVIKEEFTSLRFFLAATITLDTVQSVLSEWPEDADGNV; this is encoded by the exons ATGAAATTAAGCCTCCCTTCTGTTGCTATGGTATG TTTGGAATATTGGGCGTTCGAGATTCTTGTGCTATTGGCAGGATTGATGCCGAATCCAGAAATCACCACATCTTTGGTAGCTATATG TGTCAACACGGAAGCGGTTAGCTACACGTTAACATGCGGCCCTAGCGCAGCTGCAAG TACGCGTGTGTCAAACGAGCTTGGAGCAGGAAATGTAAAAGGCGCAAAAAAAGCGACTTCTGTTACCGTTAAGTTGTCTTTAGTTCTTGCTCTCGGCCTAGTTGTTGCTTTACTTGTAGGTCACGATGGTTGGGTTGGGTTATTCAGCAGTAGTCATGTGATCAAAGAAGAGTTTACATCATTGAGATTCTTTCTTGCTGCCACTATAACTCTTGATACAGTCCAAAGTGTTCTATCAG AGTGGCCAGAGGATGCGGATGGCAACGTGTAG